In Novosphingobium sp. P6W, a genomic segment contains:
- a CDS encoding Gfo/Idh/MocA family protein: MDFGVPLEPVRTAVIGAGDISEVYLNTIDRSPALTLCGIASGSMTSAHEKAERYGVEARTLEALLSDTSVELLVNLAPGHAHDEINERIIAADKHLYTEKPFSISVTKAAKLVQEAERRGVMIASAPDTFFGAGHQVARRVLDSGGIGKPVFGISTIGHAGVEQYHPSPASFYRPGGEPPRDIGPYYIAQWVNLLGPVRSVYASSARGAAERTVLRGPTAGTQFPVDICTTYSAVLTFAEATVSLVTSLDMANPAPHQNHCYGSEAALVLPDPNFFGGEPFLLRRGLDPKPVPLDGLPFGAPNRTNHAGLAVADYRGVGLLDLAIAHRRGTKHRTSAAFILHICEVVEAIMASARSGEARAIETQCRRPDAVDFPRDTDLIALMPSPWP; encoded by the coding sequence ATGGACTTCGGTGTTCCGCTCGAACCAGTGCGAACAGCTGTGATTGGGGCGGGGGATATAAGCGAGGTGTACCTCAACACGATAGACCGCTCGCCCGCATTAACCTTGTGCGGCATCGCCTCCGGCTCAATGACCAGCGCGCATGAGAAAGCCGAACGGTACGGCGTTGAGGCTCGGACGCTCGAGGCGTTACTATCCGACACTTCAGTGGAACTTTTGGTCAATTTAGCGCCCGGCCATGCGCACGATGAGATCAACGAGAGGATAATCGCTGCGGACAAGCATCTTTATACGGAGAAGCCATTCTCGATATCTGTCACCAAAGCCGCAAAGCTCGTGCAGGAGGCCGAACGTCGCGGAGTGATGATCGCAAGCGCGCCTGACACGTTCTTCGGAGCAGGACACCAGGTCGCCCGGCGGGTGCTGGACAGTGGCGGCATTGGCAAGCCGGTATTCGGCATCTCAACCATCGGCCACGCCGGAGTGGAGCAGTATCACCCGAGCCCCGCCAGCTTCTACCGTCCGGGTGGTGAGCCGCCGCGCGACATCGGACCATATTACATCGCACAATGGGTCAACCTGTTGGGACCAGTACGTAGCGTTTACGCTAGCTCGGCGCGTGGGGCCGCAGAGCGGACGGTTTTGCGCGGACCAACCGCTGGCACTCAGTTCCCGGTTGATATCTGTACGACGTATTCCGCCGTTCTCACGTTTGCGGAGGCGACGGTCTCATTGGTAACTTCACTGGATATGGCCAATCCTGCGCCTCACCAGAACCACTGCTACGGAAGTGAAGCGGCCTTGGTGCTCCCGGATCCGAACTTCTTTGGGGGGGAGCCGTTCTTGCTGCGCCGCGGGCTGGATCCTAAGCCGGTGCCGCTTGACGGTTTGCCGTTCGGGGCCCCTAACCGCACCAACCACGCGGGGTTGGCCGTTGCGGACTACCGCGGCGTGGGCCTGCTCGACCTCGCGATCGCTCACCGCCGAGGCACGAAACATAGAACCAGCGCCGCCTTTATTCTGCACATCTGTGAGGTCGTGGAAGCTATAATGGCTTCTGCGCGGTCGGGTGAGGCGCGTGCAATCGAGACCCAGTGCCGGCGCCCCGATGCAGTCGATTTTCCGCGCGACACCGATCTCATCGCGCTCATGCCTTCGCCCTGGCCGTGA
- a CDS encoding glycoside hydrolase family 3 N-terminal domain-containing protein codes for MIIDRRNLLRAGTCLGALAFGTGFSRMAFAAPASRRVESLLARMTVEEKVGQLTLYPDEVRPTPRPINPEINAQAEARERAAFQFDEVRAGRVGSLLAGTGVQLGRKLQEAALQSRLGIPLMFGADVLHGLRTIFPIPLALAASFEPGLAERTARAAAEEMTAVGVHWTYAPMVDVARDQRWGRVAEGSGEDPYLASLFAAAYVRGFQGVNLRSQRSVAACPKHFAGYGAVIGGMEYNNTDLTERELLQTHMPPFEAAFRAGALTTMAAFNDIDGVPASGNRHLLTDLLRDRLGFKGFVVSDAASAEELVAHGVAADEKDAARQAFDAGVDVNMGGGLYKRHLPALLGANAIGIERLDEAVRRVLTVKENLGLLDDPYRSLDPKREAQEVRTPAALALAREAAARSVVLLRNQGDILPLKAGRMIALIGPLGDDAANMDGPWAPWAKTGDAVTLAQGLRAELGTRHLTIVEGCGIDAPIDGGIAAAVAAARAADVVVLAVGEGQDMSGEARSRSEITLPAPQQELAEAVAATGKPIVVVLSCGRALALQGAVRDAGAILVGWFLGSEGGHALADVLTGRIAPSGRLPVSFPRTSGQQPYYYNHKSTGRPQLPGENAFFKARYTDVANTALYPFGHGISYAPVQYGPVQLSGETLPWDDDLKASITLTNLGQRPVEEVVQLYIHDEAASVTRPVRELKCFEKVRLAAGASRQVTFTINRAELEFIGGDLQLRAEPGRFQVWIAPSSAAGTSAAFVLSPLS; via the coding sequence ATGATTATCGATCGTCGTAACCTGCTTCGCGCCGGAACCTGTTTGGGCGCTCTCGCTTTTGGAACGGGATTTTCTCGAATGGCCTTCGCGGCTCCCGCGAGCCGGCGAGTTGAATCCCTACTCGCGCGTATGACGGTCGAGGAAAAGGTGGGACAGCTCACTCTTTATCCTGATGAGGTCCGCCCTACTCCGCGGCCAATCAATCCGGAAATCAACGCGCAGGCCGAGGCCCGCGAGCGAGCAGCGTTCCAGTTTGACGAGGTCCGCGCCGGCCGGGTTGGGTCGCTGCTGGCGGGAACTGGCGTGCAACTTGGACGCAAATTACAGGAGGCCGCTTTACAATCACGGCTAGGCATTCCGCTGATGTTTGGGGCCGACGTGCTGCACGGATTGCGAACGATTTTTCCGATCCCACTCGCCTTGGCGGCAAGTTTTGAGCCAGGCTTAGCCGAAAGGACTGCGCGTGCCGCTGCTGAGGAAATGACGGCAGTCGGTGTTCATTGGACGTATGCGCCAATGGTGGACGTGGCCCGCGATCAACGCTGGGGCCGCGTCGCCGAAGGTTCAGGCGAGGATCCTTATCTGGCCAGCCTTTTCGCGGCCGCCTACGTCCGCGGTTTTCAGGGTGTAAATCTAAGATCGCAACGCAGCGTCGCGGCGTGCCCTAAGCACTTCGCGGGGTATGGCGCGGTAATTGGAGGAATGGAGTACAACAACACGGATCTCACCGAACGCGAACTCCTGCAAACGCACATGCCGCCATTCGAGGCGGCCTTTAGGGCCGGCGCTCTGACGACGATGGCCGCTTTCAACGACATCGACGGTGTACCGGCCTCGGGGAACCGCCACCTTCTGACCGATCTCCTTCGCGACCGTCTGGGTTTCAAAGGGTTCGTGGTCTCCGACGCGGCCTCGGCGGAAGAACTGGTCGCCCATGGTGTTGCGGCGGACGAAAAGGATGCGGCACGTCAGGCATTTGATGCCGGCGTCGACGTCAATATGGGGGGCGGTCTGTACAAGCGACACCTGCCTGCCCTGCTGGGGGCCAACGCAATTGGCATCGAACGTCTGGACGAAGCGGTCCGGCGGGTGCTGACGGTGAAAGAGAACCTTGGCTTACTCGACGACCCCTACCGCTCGCTCGACCCAAAGCGCGAGGCGCAGGAGGTGCGGACGCCTGCCGCCTTGGCTCTCGCCCGCGAGGCGGCGGCGCGCTCGGTCGTCCTGCTCAGGAATCAAGGCGATATCCTACCACTCAAAGCTGGCCGAATGATCGCCCTGATCGGCCCCTTGGGCGACGATGCAGCCAACATGGACGGGCCTTGGGCACCGTGGGCGAAAACGGGCGATGCCGTCACCCTCGCCCAAGGGCTGCGGGCAGAGTTAGGCACGCGCCACCTTACGATTGTAGAGGGATGCGGTATCGACGCGCCGATAGACGGCGGAATCGCTGCGGCAGTTGCCGCCGCGAGGGCTGCAGACGTCGTCGTGCTCGCGGTGGGGGAAGGGCAGGACATGTCCGGCGAAGCGCGCTCGCGCAGCGAAATTACCCTACCGGCGCCTCAACAGGAATTGGCTGAGGCTGTCGCCGCGACAGGCAAGCCGATCGTCGTGGTGCTATCCTGCGGGCGTGCATTGGCGCTGCAGGGGGCCGTGCGGGATGCCGGTGCAATCCTTGTGGGTTGGTTCCTAGGTTCGGAAGGGGGCCATGCCCTGGCCGATGTGCTGACCGGACGCATTGCGCCGTCGGGACGTTTACCCGTCAGCTTCCCCCGGACTTCGGGCCAGCAACCGTACTACTACAACCACAAATCGACCGGGCGACCTCAACTTCCGGGTGAGAACGCTTTCTTCAAAGCCCGCTACACGGACGTTGCCAACACTGCGCTATACCCGTTCGGGCATGGTATCAGTTATGCGCCCGTCCAATACGGACCGGTGCAACTCAGCGGTGAAACCTTGCCTTGGGATGACGATCTGAAAGCTTCGATCACCCTCACTAACCTCGGCCAGCGGCCAGTGGAAGAGGTTGTGCAGCTCTATATTCACGATGAGGCCGCCAGCGTGACGCGGCCGGTCCGTGAATTGAAGTGTTTCGAGAAGGTGCGTTTGGCGGCTGGCGCCAGCCGTCAGGTAACTTTTACGATTAACCGCGCGGAACTTGAATTCATCGGCGGAGATTTGCAGCTACGGGCAGAGCCGGGCCGCTTTCAGGTATGGATCGCGCCGTCTAGTGCAGCCGGCACATCGGCTGCCTTCGTTCTTAGCCCACTCTCCTAA
- a CDS encoding DUF5597 domain-containing protein: protein MIKKIGLCATALLLAMPASAQTMPKIEKTAGGRQLVVDGEPYLFIGGELHNSSASSPEYMKPVWDKLAAMNVRSVIGTASWSDVEPREGHFDFTTVDAQIAAARARKIHIALIWFGAYKNATSTYAPSWVRGDAARFPRAVTKSAYKTAFTYVGAMPKPVLSVFSPELLKADRRAFVALMQHLGEVDPEHTVVMIQIENEIGLLRDSRDRSALANVAWSKPVPAALISYMVREKDRLRPELAAMWGRHGQRRSGTWSEVFGTEWEADEAFMAWSFASYVEELAKAGKAVNPLPFYANAWLGPQKGQEQAGLYPSGGPVARMIDVWHAAAPSLDMLSPDVYVPDVKDAFAQYHRQDKPLFVPEAQFRTGSLFWALGHHKAIGFSVFGVEDGRVDGQYPQALALINTMVPVIAAAQAQNRIGAVLLEDGEVSAQMDLGGYNVVARGSQALFSSMLLDAGLQAPPPPPPLPSETEEGGLPAPGDARPFALVIAEGDDRFLVVGKGVTFDFEKGKDIVELDHVQEGTFDAAGKWVPGRAINGDERLAILPADRIGIARIRLVHRR from the coding sequence ATGATAAAGAAAATTGGCCTTTGCGCGACGGCATTGCTGCTCGCCATGCCAGCCTCTGCGCAGACGATGCCCAAGATCGAGAAAACGGCGGGTGGAAGGCAGCTCGTGGTCGATGGCGAACCCTATCTGTTCATAGGGGGAGAGTTGCACAACTCAAGCGCCTCTAGTCCGGAATACATGAAGCCGGTCTGGGACAAACTGGCGGCCATGAATGTGCGCTCGGTCATCGGTACCGCAAGTTGGTCAGATGTGGAGCCGCGGGAAGGGCACTTTGATTTCACAACGGTCGATGCCCAGATCGCTGCAGCGCGCGCCCGCAAGATTCACATCGCGCTCATCTGGTTTGGTGCTTATAAGAATGCCACTTCGACCTATGCTCCCAGCTGGGTTCGCGGCGATGCAGCGCGTTTCCCCAGAGCAGTCACCAAATCGGCGTACAAGACTGCGTTCACCTATGTCGGAGCAATGCCAAAACCGGTGCTCTCCGTGTTCTCACCTGAGTTGCTTAAGGCCGATCGCCGCGCATTCGTCGCGCTTATGCAGCATCTGGGAGAGGTCGACCCGGAGCATACGGTTGTCATGATTCAGATCGAGAATGAGATCGGCCTCCTGCGCGACAGCCGCGACCGCTCGGCCCTCGCGAATGTGGCATGGAGCAAGCCAGTGCCGGCTGCTCTGATTTCATACATGGTACGGGAGAAAGACCGCCTCCGCCCCGAACTCGCCGCGATGTGGGGGCGGCACGGCCAGCGGCGGTCCGGAACCTGGTCGGAGGTCTTCGGCACAGAGTGGGAAGCGGACGAAGCGTTCATGGCCTGGAGCTTCGCCTCCTACGTTGAGGAACTGGCCAAGGCCGGCAAGGCAGTCAACCCGCTACCATTTTACGCGAATGCCTGGCTGGGGCCGCAAAAGGGTCAGGAGCAAGCCGGTCTATATCCGAGCGGCGGACCGGTAGCACGTATGATCGATGTGTGGCACGCTGCGGCCCCCTCCCTCGACATGCTTTCGCCCGACGTGTACGTACCCGACGTAAAGGACGCCTTCGCCCAGTATCACCGTCAGGACAAGCCGTTGTTTGTCCCCGAGGCGCAGTTCCGGACAGGAAGCCTGTTTTGGGCCCTGGGTCATCACAAGGCCATTGGCTTCTCGGTGTTCGGCGTGGAGGACGGTCGCGTGGACGGGCAATATCCACAGGCCCTCGCCTTAATCAACACAATGGTGCCAGTCATCGCTGCGGCACAAGCCCAGAACCGCATCGGAGCCGTGCTGCTTGAGGACGGAGAAGTGTCGGCACAAATGGATTTGGGCGGCTATAACGTAGTCGCACGCGGCAGCCAGGCGCTCTTCTCGTCGATGCTGCTCGACGCCGGGTTGCAGGCGCCCCCACCTCCACCGCCCCTGCCGAGCGAAACGGAAGAAGGGGGATTGCCGGCTCCCGGTGACGCTCGCCCGTTTGCCCTCGTCATCGCCGAAGGCGATGACCGCTTTCTTGTGGTAGGCAAGGGGGTGACGTTCGACTTCGAGAAGGGAAAGGACATCGTGGAACTCGATCATGTCCAAGAAGGCACCTTTGACGCTGCCGGCAAATGGGTTCCCGGCCGCGCGATTAACGGCGACGAGCGTTTGGCGATCCTTCCTGCGGACCGGATTGGCATTGCCCGCATACGGCTTGTCCACCGCAGGTAA
- a CDS encoding TonB-dependent receptor: protein MQRISKIGLAMASTCLASAWSPAVAQEAEDQAGSSNDIIVTAQKRSENVQDIPIAVTVVGEAQIGRQNIISVTDLKSSSPALEFAPPGQTPGSGGFIRGVGTVITSSTAEPSVGLVVDGVPQGNVPQSSVFDVARVEVLRGPQGTLFGSAVSAGLVNITTNAPKLGEFSGKAEFELADDGFAGSEYSRRIGRLVLNAPLGQDAALRLSGHYDSIDGVTRNVALGKDSDRNDRGVRARLLWEPSSDVTFNIIADYNKINTRNAPYFTFYNTSSQALIDVLADCGITIGEGNNKTCNPQEVVNQVEQFGISGSMDVTLGHHTLTWTTGYRWQNQKETASIDGLPSASPAVQFPNIFYGPGYDKKSMFTQEVRLTSPSSGSLEYVLGAFYSRYEGERDYLSRVSLFFLPRPIETNYLQRPLVETMAAFGQATVHLSDAIRVLGGARYTNNEVTARVNVLSGGAPGFYRAKSKIDNFSWKIGAQADLGPDLMAYATASRGFKGQTYNDDSTLGATPTYIQPELPTSFEVGLKGQILDRLGFDLNVFHTKVKNYQAQVCAPDPQRGVVCAPQNIDSLTTKGIEVGLFGEPLRGLNINAGLIYVDAKFPNGFIGTDGTDLGGYQVTYSARWKGVLSGEYEADLSSDATAYVGADTVYRSRVRYVTAGGDDVTFKPHFITGARAGVRLANGKYELGLFGRNLFGIRQPVLRYNSPIGTNTTTQILSDSSFRVVGLQGKVNF, encoded by the coding sequence ATGCAGCGTATATCAAAGATCGGCCTGGCCATGGCTAGCACATGCCTCGCCTCCGCCTGGAGCCCAGCGGTCGCCCAGGAGGCGGAAGATCAAGCCGGTAGCAGCAATGATATCATCGTAACTGCGCAGAAGCGTTCCGAAAATGTCCAGGACATTCCGATCGCAGTGACTGTCGTGGGCGAAGCTCAGATCGGCCGCCAGAACATCATTTCGGTTACAGATCTCAAGTCATCCTCGCCGGCGCTGGAGTTTGCCCCCCCGGGCCAAACCCCCGGCTCGGGCGGCTTCATTCGCGGTGTCGGCACGGTGATCACTTCATCGACTGCTGAGCCTTCAGTAGGACTCGTCGTAGATGGCGTTCCGCAGGGCAACGTTCCACAGTCGTCGGTCTTCGACGTGGCCCGCGTCGAGGTTCTGCGCGGCCCTCAGGGGACGTTATTTGGTTCTGCCGTTTCGGCGGGGTTGGTGAATATCACGACCAACGCCCCGAAGCTTGGAGAGTTCTCCGGCAAAGCCGAGTTCGAGCTCGCCGATGACGGCTTTGCCGGCTCGGAGTACAGCCGGCGCATTGGTCGTCTGGTTCTGAACGCGCCCCTCGGGCAAGACGCAGCGTTGCGCCTGTCCGGCCACTACGATTCGATCGACGGGGTTACCCGCAATGTCGCACTAGGCAAGGACAGCGACCGCAACGATCGCGGCGTCCGCGCAAGGCTGTTGTGGGAGCCCAGTTCTGATGTGACGTTCAACATCATCGCCGATTACAACAAGATCAACACCCGCAATGCACCTTACTTCACCTTCTACAACACGAGCAGTCAGGCACTGATCGATGTCCTCGCGGATTGTGGCATCACGATCGGCGAAGGCAATAACAAAACGTGCAATCCCCAAGAAGTGGTGAACCAGGTTGAGCAGTTCGGTATCTCCGGCTCCATGGATGTCACGCTTGGGCATCACACGCTGACCTGGACCACGGGTTATCGCTGGCAGAACCAAAAAGAAACGGCCTCAATTGACGGTTTGCCATCGGCCTCGCCCGCCGTGCAGTTCCCCAACATCTTCTATGGTCCGGGCTACGACAAGAAAAGCATGTTTACTCAAGAAGTTCGTCTCACTTCGCCGAGTAGCGGTTCGTTGGAATATGTGCTGGGCGCGTTCTATTCGCGCTATGAGGGAGAGCGTGACTATCTGAGTAGGGTAAGTCTGTTTTTCCTTCCAAGGCCGATTGAAACAAACTATCTGCAGCGGCCTTTGGTTGAAACCATGGCGGCGTTCGGCCAAGCAACTGTACACCTCAGTGATGCGATCCGTGTGCTCGGCGGAGCGCGCTATACAAACAACGAGGTTACCGCTCGCGTGAACGTGCTCAGCGGCGGTGCGCCGGGGTTCTATCGCGCAAAGTCGAAGATAGACAACTTTTCGTGGAAGATCGGCGCGCAGGCGGATCTCGGTCCTGATCTAATGGCCTATGCGACGGCAAGCCGCGGCTTCAAGGGGCAGACCTACAACGATGACAGCACGTTGGGTGCCACGCCGACGTACATACAGCCCGAACTGCCTACGTCATTCGAGGTTGGGCTCAAGGGCCAGATCCTCGACCGTCTGGGCTTCGACCTCAACGTGTTCCATACGAAGGTCAAAAACTACCAGGCCCAGGTCTGCGCCCCTGACCCCCAGCGAGGCGTAGTCTGCGCTCCCCAGAACATTGATAGTCTGACTACGAAGGGGATTGAAGTCGGTCTGTTCGGTGAACCATTGCGAGGTCTGAACATCAATGCCGGGCTGATCTACGTCGATGCGAAGTTCCCGAACGGCTTCATCGGTACGGATGGCACCGACCTCGGTGGCTATCAGGTCACTTACAGCGCTCGCTGGAAAGGTGTCTTATCCGGCGAATATGAGGCCGATTTGTCAAGCGACGCCACAGCCTATGTCGGTGCCGATACGGTTTATCGTTCGCGTGTCCGCTACGTCACGGCAGGCGGCGATGACGTCACATTCAAACCGCACTTCATCACGGGCGCACGCGCCGGTGTGCGGCTTGCCAATGGCAAATACGAATTAGGATTGTTCGGTCGCAACTTGTTCGGAATTCGCCAACCGGTGCTCCGCTACAACTCGCCGATCGGTACGAATACCACCACTCAAATCCTGTCCGACAGCTCGTTCCGCGTGGTCGGGCTGCAGGGTAAGGTCAACTTCTGA
- a CDS encoding family 43 glycosylhydrolase yields the protein MPSRRDSLFLLAAGGMATVQASASSARGAACGVVATRSQTTPGVTLGPKWSVGIEGQRRADLGNGRFLNPILAGDYPDPSILKDGEDYYMTHSSFDASPGLLIWHSRDLVNWAPVGPALDKPLGTVFAVDLVKHNGRYYIYIPFMKAPWSRDLKAFANIFVIQADSMRGPWSEPVDLGISGLIDPGHIVGEDGERYLFLSGINRVRLSRDGLATQGKVEKVYDGWHYPEEWITEAYSLEGPKLLRRGEWYYIISAVGGTSGPVTGHMVIAARARSVNGPWENCPFNPIVRTTHPDEQWWSRGHATAVEGPGGQWYLVYHGYENGYRTLGRQTLLEPIEWTKDGWFKATGGDLSRPLAKPVPTSTEAHGLARSDNFQKSALGSRWTFFSAMPEERARAQFGKDGLVLKGKGTGVHDCSPLTQMVGDRAYECSVEMELTGEVQGGLLLFFNDRMFLGMGHDAARMTTYRGGKATYWQEPAPARRRMFLKIVNDDHIVTFYYSLNGRDWTRHYLRSETSGCHANTMDDLVSLRPALFAAGGGSVHFRNFTYRALQSSSFPAQ from the coding sequence ATGCCCTCGCGCCGTGATTCTTTGTTTCTTCTTGCTGCGGGCGGCATGGCCACTGTGCAGGCAAGCGCATCCTCGGCGCGCGGCGCCGCATGTGGCGTAGTCGCCACTAGGTCACAGACAACTCCTGGCGTCACCCTCGGGCCGAAATGGAGCGTGGGGATCGAAGGTCAGCGACGCGCCGATCTGGGCAACGGGCGCTTCCTCAACCCGATTCTCGCAGGGGACTATCCCGATCCCTCGATCCTGAAGGACGGCGAGGATTACTACATGACGCATTCCTCGTTCGACGCTTCACCGGGATTGCTGATCTGGCACTCGCGTGATCTGGTGAACTGGGCTCCGGTCGGCCCAGCTCTGGATAAGCCGCTTGGCACCGTATTCGCCGTCGATCTCGTCAAGCACAATGGTCGCTATTACATCTATATTCCGTTCATGAAGGCGCCTTGGTCGCGCGATCTGAAGGCGTTCGCTAATATTTTCGTGATCCAAGCCGATTCCATGCGCGGTCCCTGGAGCGAACCGGTTGATCTTGGCATTAGCGGGCTGATTGATCCTGGCCATATCGTCGGCGAAGACGGGGAGCGCTATTTGTTCCTTTCCGGGATCAACCGGGTGAGACTGTCGCGCGATGGTCTTGCAACGCAAGGTAAGGTCGAGAAGGTCTACGATGGCTGGCATTATCCCGAGGAATGGATCACGGAAGCATACTCGCTTGAAGGTCCCAAGCTTTTGCGCCGCGGTGAGTGGTACTATATCATCAGCGCTGTTGGGGGCACAAGTGGGCCGGTCACGGGACACATGGTCATTGCCGCGCGTGCGCGCTCTGTTAATGGCCCTTGGGAAAACTGCCCTTTCAACCCGATTGTGCGGACGACCCATCCGGATGAGCAATGGTGGTCTCGCGGACACGCGACTGCGGTCGAAGGGCCGGGGGGGCAGTGGTATCTTGTCTATCATGGGTACGAGAACGGATATCGCACGCTTGGCCGGCAGACGTTGCTGGAGCCGATCGAGTGGACGAAGGATGGCTGGTTCAAGGCAACCGGTGGAGATCTCTCTCGTCCGCTGGCAAAGCCCGTGCCGACGAGCACTGAGGCCCACGGTTTGGCGCGATCTGACAATTTTCAGAAAAGCGCCTTGGGTTCGCGCTGGACCTTTTTCTCCGCAATGCCGGAGGAACGGGCGCGGGCTCAGTTCGGCAAAGACGGCCTGGTGCTGAAAGGAAAAGGAACTGGGGTACACGATTGCTCTCCACTGACCCAGATGGTCGGCGACCGGGCTTACGAATGCAGCGTCGAGATGGAATTGACCGGTGAGGTGCAGGGAGGCCTGCTGCTGTTCTTCAATGACCGGATGTTCCTTGGCATGGGCCATGACGCGGCCAGAATGACGACTTATCGTGGTGGCAAGGCGACGTATTGGCAGGAACCCGCACCCGCGCGACGGCGAATGTTTCTCAAGATCGTCAATGACGACCACATCGTGACATTTTACTACAGCCTGAACGGTCGTGACTGGACGCGTCACTACCTGCGTAGCGAAACGTCCGGATGTCACGCCAATACCATGGACGACCTCGTCAGCCTGCGCCCGGCCCTGTTCGCCGCAGGAGGGGGATCAGTCCATTTCCGCAACTTCACATACCGGGCCCTCCAATCCTCATCCTTTCCGGCCCAGTGA
- a CDS encoding fumarylacetoacetate hydrolase family protein — MRLATFNDGTPDGQLLVVSADGTRALAADIPNLLAAITAWSSAEPVLRALAKRVNAGKGEAFDPAQLRAPLPRSWQWLDGSAFGTHGELMQIAFNLPPIETDRPLMYQGLSDRFLGPADPVPFPSEADGIDFEGEFGVVVDAVPMGVTPEQALSHVKLVVQINDWSLRAIAPAEMKTGFGWVQAKPACSMAPFAVTPDALGEAWRDGRVCLDLLVDWNGKRFGSASGAPMDVGFHALIAHAARTRDLVAGTVIGSGTVSNHDYAEVGSSCISEVRAIEIIRDGRPTTPFMAFGDIIRMEGRIPGGAAPFGVIEQQVVRHSGAAR, encoded by the coding sequence ATGCGCCTTGCAACGTTCAACGATGGCACGCCGGACGGCCAACTTTTGGTCGTTTCGGCCGACGGCACTCGCGCGCTCGCCGCCGATATCCCCAACTTGCTTGCCGCCATCACCGCCTGGAGTTCGGCTGAACCGGTGCTACGTGCGCTGGCCAAACGGGTGAACGCGGGAAAGGGAGAAGCATTCGATCCCGCGCAGTTGCGAGCACCACTGCCGCGTTCTTGGCAATGGCTGGATGGCTCGGCGTTCGGCACTCATGGCGAGTTGATGCAGATCGCCTTCAACCTGCCGCCGATTGAGACGGACCGACCACTGATGTATCAGGGTCTGTCCGATCGCTTCTTGGGGCCCGCCGACCCTGTACCATTCCCCAGCGAGGCCGACGGCATCGATTTCGAGGGCGAGTTCGGCGTGGTCGTGGATGCAGTGCCTATGGGCGTGACGCCCGAGCAGGCGCTCTCGCACGTGAAGCTGGTTGTCCAGATCAACGACTGGTCGCTGCGCGCAATCGCGCCGGCCGAAATGAAGACAGGCTTTGGCTGGGTTCAAGCCAAGCCCGCCTGTTCGATGGCGCCGTTCGCCGTGACGCCTGACGCGCTGGGCGAAGCCTGGCGTGACGGCCGGGTGTGTCTGGACCTCTTGGTAGACTGGAACGGCAAGCGCTTTGGGAGCGCCAGCGGCGCGCCGATGGATGTTGGCTTCCACGCCCTCATCGCCCACGCCGCCCGCACTCGCGATCTCGTTGCGGGGACGGTGATCGGATCGGGCACCGTCTCGAATCACGACTATGCCGAGGTCGGATCGAGCTGCATTTCCGAAGTTCGCGCGATCGAGATCATTCGCGACGGCAGGCCGACAACACCGTTCATGGCCTTTGGCGATATCATCCGCATGGAAGGCCGCATCCCCGGCGGTGCGGCGCCGTTTGGAGTGATCGAGCAACAGGTGGTCCGCCATTCCGGTGCAGCTCGGTAG
- a CDS encoding nucleoside hydrolase — translation MLPKRQGSISRRGWLRSAMGAAAYLTVPRRVVARPYSTVPQTPNCRVIVDNDFAGDPDALIALAHQLLSPKSLVPLITCSPLPANFRGAVPEGVTAARGVEIVREMIGIAGLPSRPALPIVAGSETFDPATNRVSAAARAIVDEAMRVDERPLYLSCGGPLTNVAAALRLEPAIAHRVTVIWIGGGDYPKGGWEYNLATDVDAARHVIEHTMVPLWQVPQGTYRQMQVSVAELRVRLRAASPLGQWLYSRFTTPPDFVDIGGAWPMGDSPPVLFTAISQESSRSVVRPARTILDNHTYGGALPQREIKVFDNVDVRLTVEDFFAKLQIDS, via the coding sequence ATGCTTCCTAAGCGGCAAGGCTCGATTTCCCGTCGGGGCTGGCTTAGGTCGGCAATGGGAGCGGCGGCTTATCTGACTGTACCGCGCCGAGTAGTGGCAAGGCCATATAGCACAGTGCCGCAAACTCCGAACTGCCGGGTTATTGTGGACAATGACTTCGCGGGTGACCCCGATGCGCTGATAGCATTGGCACACCAACTTCTCAGTCCCAAGTCTCTCGTGCCGTTGATAACATGCTCGCCCTTACCTGCGAATTTTCGCGGTGCCGTTCCGGAGGGCGTGACAGCCGCGCGCGGCGTAGAAATAGTGCGCGAAATGATCGGGATCGCGGGACTGCCTAGTCGGCCCGCATTGCCAATAGTTGCCGGCTCTGAAACGTTCGACCCTGCGACCAACCGGGTATCTGCGGCTGCCCGCGCGATTGTCGATGAGGCCATGAGAGTGGATGAGCGGCCGTTATACCTTTCATGCGGTGGCCCGCTGACTAATGTCGCCGCAGCTTTGCGGCTCGAACCGGCAATAGCCCATCGCGTGACGGTTATATGGATTGGTGGCGGCGATTATCCTAAAGGGGGTTGGGAATACAATCTTGCGACCGATGTGGATGCTGCGCGCCACGTCATCGAACATACTATGGTGCCGCTTTGGCAGGTGCCGCAGGGTACCTATCGGCAGATGCAGGTTTCGGTTGCTGAACTGCGCGTGCGCTTGCGTGCCGCGTCGCCGCTTGGGCAATGGCTTTACAGTCGGTTCACAACCCCGCCTGATTTCGTCGATATTGGTGGTGCCTGGCCGATGGGCGATAGCCCGCCGGTTCTTTTCACTGCGATTTCTCAGGAGAGCAGTCGCTCTGTAGTGCGGCCCGCGCGCACGATCCTAGACAATCACACATACGGTGGAGCTCTGCCACAGCGCGAAATAAAGGTGTTCGATAATGTAGATGTGCGACTGACGGTAGAGGATTTCTTCGCCAAGCTGCAGATCGATAGCTAA